From Caballeronia insecticola, a single genomic window includes:
- the argH gene encoding argininosuccinate lyase produces MTSQLHKKGEAWSARFSEPMSELVKRYTSSVFFDKRLALVDIQGSLAHASMLAAQKIIGADDLAAIERGMAQIKGEIERGEFEWKLDLEDVHLNIEARLTALIGDAGKRLHTGRSRNDQVATDIRLWLRGEIDRIGELLKDLRLALIDMAEKHADTIMPGFTHLQVAQPVTFGHHLLAYVEMFSRDAERMRDARKRVNRLPLGAAALAGTSYPIDRHAVAKTLGFDGICANSLDAVSDRDFAIEFTAAAALVMTHVSRFSEELVLWMSPRVGFIDLADRFCTGSSIMPQKKNPDVPELARGKTGRVNGHLMALLTLMKGQPLAYNKDNQEDKEPLFDTVDTVADTLRIFAEMAAGITVKPQAMRAAALQGFSTATDLADYLVKRGLPFRDAHEAVAHAVRICVDRECDIADLSLDEMKMELPNVAHLIGEDVFEYLTLEGSVASRNHAGGTAPDQVRAAAQAARAAL; encoded by the coding sequence ATGACGTCCCAACTCCACAAAAAAGGCGAAGCCTGGTCGGCTCGCTTCTCCGAGCCGATGTCGGAGCTCGTCAAACGCTATACGTCGTCGGTGTTCTTCGACAAGCGGCTCGCCCTCGTCGACATTCAGGGTTCGCTCGCGCACGCGTCGATGCTGGCGGCGCAGAAGATCATCGGCGCCGACGACCTCGCGGCCATCGAGCGCGGCATGGCGCAGATCAAGGGCGAAATCGAGCGCGGCGAGTTCGAGTGGAAGCTGGATCTGGAAGACGTGCATCTGAACATCGAGGCGCGGCTGACGGCGCTGATCGGCGATGCGGGCAAGCGCCTGCACACCGGCCGCTCGCGCAACGACCAGGTCGCGACCGACATCCGCCTGTGGCTGCGCGGCGAGATCGACCGTATCGGCGAATTGCTGAAGGACTTGCGTCTCGCGCTCATCGACATGGCCGAGAAACACGCCGACACCATCATGCCCGGCTTCACGCACTTGCAGGTCGCGCAACCGGTGACCTTCGGGCATCACCTGCTCGCCTACGTCGAAATGTTCTCGCGCGATGCCGAACGCATGCGCGACGCCCGCAAGCGCGTGAACCGCCTGCCGCTCGGCGCCGCGGCGCTCGCCGGCACGAGCTATCCGATCGACCGTCACGCCGTGGCGAAGACGCTCGGCTTCGACGGCATCTGCGCCAATTCGCTCGACGCCGTCTCCGACCGCGACTTCGCGATCGAATTCACGGCGGCGGCCGCGCTCGTCATGACGCACGTATCGCGCTTCTCCGAGGAACTCGTGCTGTGGATGAGTCCGCGCGTCGGCTTCATCGATCTGGCGGACCGCTTCTGCACGGGGTCGTCGATCATGCCGCAGAAGAAAAACCCCGACGTGCCCGAACTCGCGCGCGGCAAGACGGGCCGCGTGAACGGTCATCTGATGGCGCTGCTCACGCTGATGAAAGGCCAGCCGCTCGCCTATAACAAGGACAATCAGGAAGACAAGGAGCCGCTGTTCGATACCGTCGATACGGTCGCCGACACGCTGCGCATCTTCGCGGAAATGGCGGCGGGCATCACCGTCAAGCCGCAGGCCATGCGCGCGGCGGCGCTGCAAGGCTTCTCCACCGCGACCGATCTCGCCGATTACCTCGTGAAGCGCGGCCTTCCCTTCCGCGATGCGCACGAAGCGGTCGCGCACGCGGTACGCATCTGCGTGGATCGCGAGTGCGATATCGCCGACTTGTCGCTCGACGAGATGAAAATGGAATTGCCGAACGTCGCGCATCTGATCGGCGAGGACGTGTTCGAATACCTGACGCTGGAAGGCTCGGTCGCGAGCCGTAATCACGCGGGCGGCACCGCGCCGGATCAGGTGCGCGCGGCGGCGCAGGCGGCACGCGCGGCGCTTTGA
- a CDS encoding helix-turn-helix transcriptional regulator produces MSQIQQHEPNETLAETPARALGEFIRAHRERLTPQAVGLAPGPRRRTPGLRREEVAQLCGVSPTWYTWIEQGRPVSASADALARIAVALQLSRAERAYLFELAAQRDPAEPDPASQDAPAALLQTVGLIGAPAYVLDRQWNALRWNAPAAELFVGWLDGAHDRNLLNYTFTSPVARALIVDWETRARRLAAEFRADSIRHLNDAPTRALIDSLSAASDAFARFWASQDVFEREGGERAFDHPVRGRIVFNQITFKPAHREDLKLVILVGES; encoded by the coding sequence ATGAGCCAGATCCAACAGCACGAACCGAACGAAACACTTGCCGAAACGCCCGCGCGCGCGCTCGGCGAGTTCATCCGCGCGCATCGCGAACGGCTCACGCCGCAGGCCGTGGGTCTTGCGCCTGGGCCGCGCCGCCGCACACCCGGCTTGCGCCGCGAGGAAGTGGCGCAGTTGTGCGGCGTGAGTCCGACCTGGTACACGTGGATCGAGCAAGGGCGCCCCGTGTCCGCTTCCGCAGATGCCTTGGCCCGCATCGCCGTGGCGTTGCAGCTATCGCGCGCCGAGCGTGCGTATCTGTTCGAACTCGCCGCCCAGCGCGATCCCGCCGAGCCCGACCCCGCGAGCCAGGACGCGCCCGCGGCGCTGCTGCAGACCGTCGGTTTGATCGGCGCGCCCGCCTATGTGCTCGATCGTCAATGGAACGCGCTGCGCTGGAACGCGCCCGCGGCCGAGCTTTTCGTCGGCTGGCTGGACGGCGCGCACGACCGCAATCTCCTGAACTACACGTTCACGTCGCCGGTGGCGCGGGCGTTGATCGTCGACTGGGAGACGCGCGCGCGGCGGCTCGCGGCCGAGTTTCGCGCCGATTCCATCCGTCATCTGAACGACGCGCCCACGCGCGCGCTGATCGACAGCTTAAGCGCCGCGAGCGACGCCTTCGCGCGTTTCTGGGCGTCGCAGGACGTGTTCGAGCGCGAAGGCGGCGAGCGCGCGTTCGATCATCCGGTGCGCGGGCGTATCGTGTTCAATCAGATCACGTTCAAGCCGGCGCATCGCGAAGATCTGAAGCTGGTTATCCTCGTCGGCGAGTCGTGA
- a CDS encoding class I SAM-dependent methyltransferase yields MKHHDQVADAFGSTAAAYLTSAVHASGADLQTLAATFAATCGNATVLDMGCGAGHASFAIAPHVREVVAYDIAQPMLATVQAAAKERGLTTIRTQQGAAETLPFADASFDWAVSRMSAHHWRDVPAALTEVHRVLRPGGRLRFIDIAGIDDPLFDTHIQAIELLRDASHIRDYRACEWIAMLDAAGFDAQVSERWRIPLEFDAWVTRMRTPPERVTAIRSMWQSAPDEVRQYFGVKEDYSFELDAMMIEAKRRD; encoded by the coding sequence ATGAAACACCACGACCAGGTCGCAGACGCATTCGGCAGCACGGCCGCCGCCTATCTCACGAGCGCCGTCCACGCGAGCGGCGCGGACCTGCAAACGCTCGCCGCGACGTTCGCCGCCACGTGCGGCAACGCGACGGTGCTGGACATGGGCTGCGGCGCCGGCCACGCGAGCTTCGCGATCGCGCCGCATGTGCGCGAAGTCGTCGCCTACGACATCGCGCAGCCGATGCTCGCGACGGTGCAGGCCGCCGCGAAGGAGCGCGGCTTGACGACGATCCGCACGCAGCAGGGCGCGGCCGAGACGCTGCCGTTCGCCGATGCGAGCTTCGACTGGGCCGTGAGCCGCATGAGCGCGCATCACTGGCGCGACGTGCCGGCGGCGCTCACGGAAGTGCATCGGGTGCTCAGGCCGGGCGGGCGGCTCAGATTCATCGATATCGCGGGCATCGACGATCCGCTGTTCGACACGCACATTCAGGCGATCGAATTGCTGCGCGACGCTTCGCATATTCGCGACTATCGCGCCTGCGAATGGATCGCGATGCTCGACGCCGCCGGTTTCGACGCGCAAGTCAGCGAGCGCTGGCGCATTCCGCTGGAGTTCGACGCGTGGGTGACGCGCATGCGCACGCCGCCGGAACGCGTGACGGCGATCCGCTCGATGTGGCAAAGCGCGCCGGATGAAGTGCGCCAGTATTTCGGCGTGAAGGAGGACTACTCGTTCGAACTCGACGCGATGATGATCGAGGCGAAGCGAAGGGACTAG